The Eggerthella guodeyinii sequence ATGGGCGCGCTGTTCGCCGTGCTCGCCATCCTGTGCGTGCGCGCGGTCACGCTGCCGGGCGCGGGGGAGGGCCTCGCGTTCTACCTCATGCCCGACTTCGGGAAGCTGTTCGCGGGGGCCACGCCGCCCGAGCAGTGGGGCACGTTCTTCGAGGCCGTGTTCGCGGCGATGGGCCAGGCGTTCTTCATGGTGTCGGTGGGCGTGGGGTCCATGTCCATCTTCGGCAGCTACATCGGCAAGGATCGGCGGCTCACGGGCGAGGCGCTCAGCATCGCGGGGCTCGACACGCTCGTGGCCATCATGGCGGGCCTCGTCATCTTCCCGGCGTGCTTCGCGTTCGGCGTGGAGCCGGGCGCGGGCCCGGGGCTCGTGTTCGTCACGCTGCCCTCGGTGTTCTCGCACATGCCGTTCGGCCAGCTGTGGGGCGCGCTGTTCTTCCTGTTCATGAGCTTCGCGGCGCTGTCCACGGTCATCGCGGTGTTCGAGAACATCGTGGGCTTCAGCATGGACGAGTGGAACCTGCCGCGCACGAAGGCGTGCCTGGTGAACGGCGCGGCGCTGGCGCTGCTGTCGCTGCCGTGCGTGCTGGGCTTCAACCTGTGGGCCGGCGTGGAGGTGCCGGGCATCGGGAACATCCTCGACATCGAGGACTTCCTCATCTCGAACACGGTGCTGCCCATCGGCAGCCTCGTGCTGCTGCTGTTCTGCACGTCGAAGCGCGGCTGGGGTTGGGACGCGTTCATCCGCGAGGCCGACACCGGCAAGGGCATCGGCTTTCCGCATTGGACGCGCCTGTACGTGCGCTTCGTGCTGCCGGGCCTGATCACGGTGGTGTTCGTGGCGGGCTACGTGCCCATCGTGCGAACCTGGCTGGGGATGGGATAGGCCCACAGCGCCGGAGGGAAGGCGCTGTGGGCCTCGAATGCGGCTTAGATCTCGCTCTTCACGGTTTCGGCCATGAGGTAGCCGTAGTTCATGGCGGCGTCGAAGCCCATCGCGTAGGGCCGGCCGTCCTTCTCCTCGATGGATCCGCACACGTCGCCCGCCGCGTACAGGCCGGCGACGGCCTCGCCCGCCTCGTTCAGCACGCGTCCCTCGGTGTCGATGGCCAATCCGCCCGTGGTCAGGTAGAACGTGGGGATGCAAGACACCACCCAAACGCCGTCGTGCGTGTCGAGGTAGGGCAGCTTCTTGCGCCCGAACTCGTCCTCCTCGCCGGCGAGCGCGTGGGCGTTGTGCGTCTCGAGCGTGGCGACGAGGTCGGTTAGCCCCAGCTCCTCGGCGGCCGCTTCCACGGAATCGTAGTGCACCATGTCGCCGCGGTGCTCAAGGCACTTGTAGGTGTCCATGGCGTACAGCTCGTTCTTGTTCGTGGTGATGCGGCCCGCCTCGTCGGTGATGTAGTAGAACGCGCCGCCGTTGGCTTCGTCGAGCAGCGCGCGTCCGAGCACGCCGTGGTTGTCCGACATGATGTTGCCGAACTGCTTGCCCGACGCGTTCACGAGGATGCCGGGCGTGGTCTGGTACAGGAAGGCGATCTCGAAGTTCGAGCCGGCCTGGTTCGTGGTGGACAGGAACGCGCCCAGGTCGCGGCCCATGCATTCGATGGCGCCGCCCGCTTTCTGACCCAGCTCGATGCCGTCGCCGGTGGAGCCGGGGGCGCAGTTGAACTTGAAGTCGGCGTACTGGGGGTAGTGCTCCTTGATCATGTCCTTGTTCGCCGCGAACCCTCCCGACGTGAGGCACACGGCCTTCGCCGTGACGGTCCAGGTGGAGCCGTCACGCCCTTCGGCTTTGAGCCCGGTCACGCGACCGTCGGCATCCTGCACGAGCTCGGTCACCTTCGTCGCGTACACGATCTGCCCGCCGAGCGCGCCGATGCGGTCGACCAGGAAGTCCTTCGCGTATCCGCAGCCGCCCATGTAGCAACCGGGGGCCAGGTACGGCGTGACGCCGTACGCCTTGTTCACGCCCAGGCTGTAGAAGCCCACGCCGATGCCGTGCATCCAGTCCACGAGCTGCCCCGAGTTCGAGTACATGGCCGTCTGGTACGGCATGGCGCCATCGAAGCGGTCGTTCTCGGGGACGAGGTACTTCTGCATGACGCCCAGCATGCCCTCCTTGTTGTACATGGGGTTGTCGTCGGCGCGGCCGAGCGCGTAGTTCGTCTGCAGCTGCGATTCGGCGGCGGCGACGCCCGAGTACGTCATGGGCATGGAGCCGCCGGCGAGGTCCTGCTTCTCGAAGAGCACCACCGTCTTGCCGGCTTCCAGCAGGCGCGTCGCCGCAATGAGCCCCGCGGTGCCCGCGCCCATGAACGCCACATCCACGTCGGCGGTCTGCGCGGTGCCGCCGCTGGGGGCCGTGGCTCCCAAGCGGAAGTCCTTGGGGTTGCCGCCGGCGTTCGTGATGGCGTCGGCCACGGCGCTTTGCACGGCCATCGAGGTGGTGGTGGCGCCGGTGACCGTGTCGACGTCGAGGTTCTTGGCCTCGAGGATCTTCGCGGCCATCATCGGCGCGGCGGTCGATCCGATGCCGATGGTGTCGTCGCAGCGCAGCACGCTGATGCCCGCGATGTCGCCGCCGGCGACGGTCACCTGCACCAGCAGGTTGTCGTCGTGGCCCATGGCCGTGCCGATCCACTTGCCGTCGGTGAAGCTTTCGGGCACGCTCTTCTTCTCCGGCTCGGCATCCTTCGCCTGGCCGTCGCTCGTCTGCTGCGGAGCGGCGCACCCCGCCAAGCCGCCCAGCGCGGCAACGCCGCCGAATGCGAGCGATCCCTTGAGAAAGTCCCTGCGATTGAGTTCCATGATGAAGCTCCCTCCTCGATCGGTCGACGGGGCGTCGGCATCGCCGCGCCTCGTCGAAATGAACGAAGTGAGTATCGCCAGAAGGGGTGGTCGGAGTCGACCCCGATAATCGGTACACGTGTCGAAATCGACGGTTTCCGTCTCGCCCATTTTCGGTTATTTTTTGCGTATAGCCTGGTCAATGACATTTGCTTGCGGGGAACTGCGGACGGTTTTCCAGCCGGTGCCCGCGTTGTCCCACGCAAGACAAGGTACAATGCAACCGGGAGGAAATTGCGTGTCGAACAAGTTTGCAGGCATAGCCCTCGGGGCGCTCGGCTTCGGTCTGTGCAAGACCGCGATTTCCGTTGCCTACATCACGGCGATGGGGTCGGTGTCCTCCACCGTCGGGTTCGTGTCCGAGCTCGACTTCATGTTCGCGATGAACGCCGCTTCGTTTACGACGGCGCTCGTCATCATCGCGCTCGTGCGCGCGGGGCGGCTTCGCCCGGGCGCGCTGTCCCAGGTTCCGGCGGTGATCGCGCTGCTCGTCGGGTTCTTCTTGAGCGCCACCGGCGTGATGACGGGGCTGCCGTTCGCGGTGGCGGCCGTGTTCTACGGCGTGCTGTGCGGCTTCGCGCTCACGGTGCTCAACGCCGCGTGGCTCGAGGTGTTCGTGGCGGAGCCCGAGGCCGCGTACGGCGTGTACCAGATCGTGGGCGGGCTCGTCGTGCAATGCGTGCTGGTGTCGGTGCTGCCCCTGCTGGGATCGCTTGCGGCAAGCGTGCTGTCCATCGTGGCGGTGGCCGCTTCGGCGTGCCTGCTCGTGCGGTGCAAGCGGACGCTCGCGTTTGCCGAGCACGCCGCGCTCCTTCCCGCCAGCCGCGGCGACCGCCTCACGCTGCTGCAAGCGTGCCTGTGCCTGTTCGTGCTGGTGGGCGTCGTGGGCATCCTGCATACCACCGTGCTGGGCTCGCAGTCCGAGAGCATCGTGGGCGATGTGAACATGTGGATGCCGCTGGTGGCGGCGACGGCGATCACCGCGCTGGTGGCGGGGCTGACCATGCGCCATCCCGATCCCACCGCCGTCTACAAAGGCTGCCTTCCCGCGATGCTGGCGATCCTCTCGCTGCTGCCGTTCTTCGGCGAGGCGCTCGGCGGGTTGGCAGGCCTCGTCATGATCACGTGCTACGACGTGTGCGGCATGGTGTTCCTGCTGTTCATCGTCGATCGGGCGCGCACGCTGCGCATGTCGAGCTACGTGTTGTCCAGCGTGTACCTGGGCGGCTCGGGCCTGTTCTTGGTGATCGGCCTGTCCATCGGCAGCGCTCTGGGCGCGCTCAGCGCCGACTACGGGCTGTCGCTGCTGACGCTGCTCGCGTTCGCGGCCATCTACCCGCTGGCCATCGTGCTGGTGGTTGCGCTGCGCCGCGCGCACCCGCAGGACGCGTCTCCCGCTGCGGCGGGGGAGAGCGGGGAAGGCGCGCCGAGCGCGGATGCCGTTCTCACCGTCGACGACGCGCTGGGCGCGGGCGTCGACGCGGTGGCGGCGCGGTTCGAGCTGACGCCGCGCGAGCGCGAGATACTGGGCTACCTGGCGCGCGGCCGTTCGGCCAAGTTCATTGCCGAGACGCTGGTCATTTCCGAGAACACCGCGTGGGCGCACATCAAGCGCGTCTACGCGAAAACCGGCGTCCACTCCAAACAAGAGCTCATGAGCGTCGTCGAGCAGCAAGGAAGAAGCCGCTAGAAACGAAAAGCGCCCTATGGCCGTGCGCCGTGCACCCCGCATGTTTTTCTCCATATTCCCTGGGAATGCTCGCGTGGGCGGGGCTCCCGTGGCTATAATAGCGGGTAACACCTGAGTAACGGTGGACTTGACGACGCGATCGCGCGCCGCCGGGACGCCGGATCACCGCACCGATCGCAGATGGAGGAGTTCATGGCATACTATTTCGACGAGCCGTCCCGTACTTTTAACGAGTATTTGCTTGTCCCCGGCTATTCGTCGGCCCAGTGCATTCCCGCCGACGTCAGCTTGAAGACGCCGCTCGTGAAGTTCAAGCGTGGCGAAGAAGCCCCTATCTCGTTGAATATCCCCATGGTGTCCGCCATCATGCAGGCCGTGTCCGACGACGGCATGGCCATCGCGCTGGCCACCGAAGGCGGCCTGTCGTTCGTCTACGGCTCGCAGACCATCGAGAACCAGGCGGCCATGGTCGCCCGCGTCAAGGACTACAAGGCCGGCTTCGTGACGAGCGACGCGAACCTGTCGCCCGAGATGACGCTCGCCGACGTGGTGGCTCTCAAGGAAGAGCACGGCCACTCCACGATGCCCGTCACCGCCGACGGCACCGCTCACGGCAAGCTGGTGGGCGTGGTCACCGATCGCGACTACCGCCTGTCCCGCATGTCCATGGACGCGAAGGTGGCCGACTTCATGACCCCGCGCGAGAAGATGATCGTGGCCCCGGCCGACACCAGCCTCAAGGTTGCCAACGACATCATCTGGGACAACAAGCTGAACTCGCTGCCCGTGGTGGACGACGACGATTGCCTCATGTACCTGGTGTTCCGCAAGGACTACGACTCGCACAAGTCGAACCCCAACGAGATGCTGGACTCCCACAAGCGCTACATGGTGGGCGCGGGCATCAACACGCGCGACTACGCCGAGCGCGTGCCGGCGCTCGTGGAGGCCGGTGCCGACGTGCTGTGCATCGACAGCTCCGAGGGCTATTCCGACTGGCAGAAGTTCACCATCGAGTGGATTCGCGAGCACTACGGCGACGACGTGAAGGTGGGCGCGGGCAACGTGGTGGACGCCGAGGGCTTCCGCTTCCTGGCCGATGCGGGCGCCGACTTCATCAAGATCGGCATCGGCGGCGGCTCCATCTGCATCACGCGCGAGCAGAAGGGCATCGGCCGCGGCCAGGCCACGGCCACCATCGAGGTGGCGAAGGCCCGCGACGAGTACTTCGAGGAGACGGGCGTCTACATCCCCATCTGCTCTGACGGCGGCATCGTGTACGACCATCACCTGACCTTGGCCCTGGCCATGGGCGCCGACTTCGTCATGCTGGGCCGCTACTTCGCCCGCTTCGACGAGAGCCCCACGAACAAGGTGAACATCAACGGCTCCTACATGAAGGAGTACTGGGGCGAAGGCTCCGCGCGTGCCCGCAACTGGCAGCGCTACGACCTGGGCGGCGACAAGAAGGGCATGTCGTTCGAGGAGGGCGTGGACAGCTACGTGCCCTACGCCGGCACGCTCAAGGACAACGTCGACCTCACGCTGTCGAAGGTGAAGTCCACGATGTGCAACTGCGGCGCGCTCACCATCCCCGAGCTGCAGGACAAGGCGAAGCTCACCGTGGTGTCGTCGACGTCCATCGTCGAGGGCGGTGCCCACGACGTGGTGCTCAAGGACAAAACCCCCTACGTGAGCAGCACCATCCACTAAGCCGCTCGCACTCAGCGCGCCAACGCACCTCGAAGCGCCGTCCGCACCCGCGGGCGGCGCTTTGTCGGAAGAGCGCATAGCGCGTGCTACATGAACAACACAAACAAATGTTTCACGTGAAACATTTGCATGGGATGCCTTCGGGCTTGCTACGGCCGCGCTGGCCGCAGGCGCGCCCCTCGCCGTCAGGACGGCAGCGCGGAGACGCTCGGGTTCGCTTCGATGATGGCGTGCAGCTCGTCGATGTAGCGCAGCAGCAGGTCGCTCGGGCGGCGCTCGTTGTGCATGATGTAGCCCACCTGCATGGCCTCGTCCACGTCGAGCGGAATGCTGGCGATGCCCGAGTGCATCTCGGCCGACAGCACGCCGGTCGACAAGGTGTAGCCGTTGTAGCTGGTCAGCAGGTTGGTGAGCGTGCCGCGGTCCGAGATGCGGATGTTGCGCTTGTGCGGCAGGTGGCTGAGCGGCTCTTCGGAGTAGTAGAACGAGTTGGTGGTGCCCTGCTCGAACGAGTAGCGCGGGTAGTCGGCCAGGTCGTCGGGCCGCAGCAGCGCGGCGCCCGCCAGCGGGTGGTGCTCGCCCACGAACACGTGTACGCGCGCGTCGAACAGGGGAGCGTAGGCCACGTCGGCGTCGTCGAACGCCTTCTGCAGCACGCGCCGGTTGAAGTCGTCGGTGTACAGGATGCCCACCTCGCTGCGGAACGTGCGCACGTCGTCGATGATCTCGGCCGTGGTGCTTTCGCGCAGGATGAACTCGTACTCCTCGCCGACGCATTCCTCCACCACGTTCACGAACGCCTGCACGCTGAACGCGTAATGCTGCGTGGACACGGCCAGCCGCAGGTGGGTGGAGCCCTTGTCGGCGTAACGCATCTCCAGCATGTCGGCCTGCTCGATCACCTGGCGCGCGTAGCCCAGCAGCTCGGTGCCGTCGTTCGTCAGCGTCACGCCGCGGTTGCTGCGCGTGAACACGGTGATGCCCAGTTCCTGCTCCAGCTCCTTGATGGCGGTGGACAGGTTCGACTGCGACGCGTACAGGTTCTGCGCCGCCGCGTTGATGGATCCGTACTCCGCGATGGCGATGAGGTAGCGCAGCTGCTGAAGGGTCATGGGAGGTGCCTTCCGTGCCGGGATGGTTCGTTCGACGTTCTTTCCGTCATTTTACCCAGCTATCTATCCGATAGATAGCAAACCATCAAAACATCGAATGACCCGGGAGGTTGTGTTTCGGCCGCGTTCGTGGTTTCATGCAATACGCTGCATATACGCAAACGAACAAGGAGCAACCATGGCGAAGGACATCCCCTACGATCAGAAGTACTATGATCCGGAGATCGAATGCATGCCGCGGCCGGAGCTTGAGACGCTGCAACTGCAACGCCTGAAGGACATGGTGGCCTACGCATACGACAACACCGTCTACTACCAGCGCGCGTTCGACGAGGCCGGCGTGAAGCCGGACGACATCCAGACGCTCGAGGATATCGCGAAGCTGCCCTTCTGCGACAAGAAGACCGAGCGCGAGACGCAGCACGTGGGAAGCTTCTTCGGCGAGATGTGCTCCGTGCCCGAAGAGGAGGTCGTCTTCATGGCCACCTCGTCCGGCTCGACGGGCGTCCCCACGGTCAGCCCCTTCACGCAGGAGGACTTCGACCTGTGGCAGGACACCGAGGCGCGCCTGTTCTGGCAGGCGGGCATGCGTCCGAACGACCGGTACGTGCACGGCCTGAACTTCGCCCTGTACGTGGGCGGCCCCGACGTCATCGGCGCGCAGCGCCTGGGCGCGCTGGCCATCTGGGTGGGCGCCGTGCCGTCCGACCGCCTGCTGTTCGTGCTCAAGCAGTACCAGCCCACGGTCATCTGGACGTCGCCGTCCTACGCGTGGCATCTCGGCGAGATCGCGAAGGAGAAGGGCTTCGATCCCAAGACCGATTTCAACATCCACACCATCATCGTGGCCGGAGAAGCGGGCGGCTCCATCACGTCCACGCGCGAGGCCATCGAGAACCTGTGGGGCGCGAAAGTCGTCGACTTCTACGGCCTGTCCGACATCTACGGCGCGTGCGCGGCGGCCTGCGAGGCGCACGACGGCCTGCACATCGTGGAGGACCAGATCCTCGTGGAGACGGTCGATCCCACCACGGGCGAGGTGCTGGCGCCGGGCGAGACGGGCGAGCTCGTGTACACGACGCTGTGCAAGAAGGCCCGCCCGATGATCCGCTTCCGCACGGGCGACATCGGCTACGTGAGCGCCGACACCTGCGAATGCGGCCGCACGCTGGCCCGCATCCACGTGACCGGCCGCAAGGACGAGATGTTCATCGTGGGCGCCGTCAACGTGTTCCCCAGCGACATCGAGTACGTGGTGCGCGGCCTGGACGGCCTGACGGGCGAGTACTCCATCCGCGTGTACGAGAAGAACTTCACCTGCAAGTACGAGGTGTCCGTCGAGCGCTCGCTCGGCAGCGACGAACCCTACGACGAGGTGGCAAGCCGCACCGAGGCCGCGCTCAAGGCGCACACGGGCGTGCGCCCCGCCAAGGTCATCGTGTATGATGCAGGTAAGCTGGGTACGTCGTCCGAACACAAGGCCTCCAGGTTTATTGACGAGCGCGGCTGCGTTACGCGCTAGGGAAGGGATCACCTATGACCACTGAAACCACCTTCGCCGTTTCCGGCCAGCATTATCTGTTCAACGTGCAGACGTTCGCGCACACCGTGCTGGCGCTCGGCGGCGATTCTTACCGCTACGCGCTGCGCGACCGCACCACGCAGGGCGTCATCGACGACGTCGTCGACGGGAAGAGCGAGCTGGGCGTGCTGTTCGAGACGTCGGCCACGGCCGACGAGGTGAACGCGGCGCTCGACGCGGCGGGCCTCGAGTTCGTCGAGCTCATCCAGTCGGCCCCGCGCGTGGCGCTGCCGAAGAGCCACCCGATGGTGAACGCCAGCGTCCTGACGTTGGAGGACATGGAGGACTTCCCGTACCTCTACTTCGAGCAGGACGAGGACTCGCCGGTCGCCTTCGCCGAGGAGGCGCTGGCCAGCGTGCCGCGCGCCAAGAGCATCGCGTGCACCGACCGCGCGTCGCTGTCCGAGCTCATCGTGGCGCTCAACGGCTACACGGTGACCAGCGGTATCCTCGTGGGCATCTCCGACGGCGCGGGCCTCAACACCGTGCCGCTCGACACCGACGTGAAGCTGCACCTCGGCTACGTGGTGCGCAAGGGCCAGCAGCTCAGCGACATCGGTCAGCGCTTCGTCGACACCCTCAAGAAGAACCTCGAGAAGTACGCACGGTTCTAGGAAGCATCCCCTCGCAACGTGAAGCGCCCCTCCAAGGAGGGGCGCTTTTTTGCGCCACCGGGGAGGGGCGCCGGTGCGCGACGCCGTACAACACGTACGAATGTTTCACGTGAAACATTCGTAAACGGCATCTTTGTTCATCGTGGGGTTGATCAAGCGCTGCGCGAAGGCGACCGGCGAGTCCTCGTCCTGCTCGAAGCCGACAGGCTACTGAGGTAGCGGATCGTCGTCCTCGTCGAGGGGGTGGGGTCGGCCGGCCAGGTCGAGGGCGTCGTCGCTGACGGGCGGCGTGCCGTGAGCGCCCCACTTCGCGCGCACCTGCTCGCGACGGGCGCGCTCGGCACGCGCCTCGCTGGGACGCATCGGCCGGGGCATCTCGGCCGTGGTGGCCTCCTCGTGCGACAGCGCCATGCGGATGCGCATGTACTCCCAGATCAGCAGCACGAACAGGATGCACATCACGATGAGGTAGCCGATCACGGCGCCGGGCAGCCCGGTGAAGTTCACCAGCAGGATGGGCACGAACAGCGCGAACCCGAACGTGATCACGTACAGCTTCGTCACGGCGCGCTGCTGGCGCAGCACGGTGATCACCTGGTACAGGAAGTCGATCGCCGCCGTCACGCCGCCCGCGGCCAGCATGATGTAGCACAGCCCGCGGAACTGCTCGAAGTCCACGCCGTACAGGAAGCTCATCACGGGGATGCCGATCCACGCCATGGCGAGCGCCGTGACGCCGGTGACCGCGACGATGACCGCCATGATCACGACGATGATCAGGTCGAACCGCTTGCGCTTCGCAGGGTCGGCCCACACGTTCGCCATCTTCACGAGCAGCGGCTTGTAGATGAACCCGACGGTCAGCAGGATGCCCTGCGCGGGGAAGTACAGCGCGTTGAAGTACAGCTGGTTGTCGTAGCTCAGCACGCCTTCCATCACGAACTTCGGCATGTTATCGATGAACGCGTACAGGAACAGCGCGATGAACAGGGGGAAGCACTGCTTGAATAGCTCGACGATGCTGCCGAGGTTCCAACGCTTCGACCTCGGCGTCTCGAACATCGCCAGCGGGAACGTGAACACGACGAAGGTGGCGAACGCCGCGATGGCCATGACCACGCACGACACGGCCAGGTTGCGGGTGATCAGCAGGCACAGCGAGAACGCCACGAGCACCACGACGGAGCGGAACGCCTGCGACACGCCCGACAGGTACAGCTTGTCCACTTGCTGCAGCCGCCCCTCGTACACGTCGGCCAGGCCGTCCACCATCTTGTAGAGGTACACGCCCAGGCTGATGGTAAACATCTGGCTCTCGTAGCCGCGCACCATGCAGTACACCACGCCGACGAGCACCATGAACGCGCAGGTGATCCACCGGTTGATCTGGTAATCCGAGAACGAATGCTCCTCGGTCACGTCGGATATCTGGTAGGTGCGCACGCCGTAGTTGGCGAGGATCATGAGCAGCGTGCCGGTGACGAACGCGAGCGAGAACATGCCCGCCTGCTCCACGCCCACGAGCTGCGTGACCACGACGGTGAGGATGGGGAACACCATGCCCCACGCGCCCACGCCCACCGTGTTCCACACGTAGTCGCGGGTGGTGCGGTGCGCGGCGTACTCCTCCTCCTGGTCGGCCAGCGAGCGCTCGGATACCGCGCCCAGCAGCCGGTTGCACCAGCGGTTGACGCGCCGCGTGATGAAGTTGGGCTTGCGGGGCTTGCTTCCGGCCGCCTCGCGACGCTCGCGCGAGGATGCGCCGAGGAACGGCGTCGTGTCGGACGGCGCGGGCGCGCCGTCGGCGAGGTCGTCGGAGCGCTCGAGGTCGTCCTCCTGCCGAGCGTGCGAACCCTTGGCCTGTTCCTTTTTGAACGTGAAGCGCGCCATGCTGTGCTTCTCAGTCCCTTCTCGAACCGCGTCGTGTTTTGAAAAGTATAGTTCATCGCGAACCGGATGTGCGATATCCACAGGCATCAAATAGAAGTGCAGCTGTCGCCGCGCGCCCGGAGGCGGGCGGGAGAAAGCGCGCGGGAAATCCCGCCAGCGCGAAATCGCCGATTCCGTGCTGCTGCCCGCCGTAGAGGAGGGGATGGTGGTGCGTGCGGCTCAAGCAAGATTGAGCTCGTTGTGCAGTTTGGCCGTCAACGTGCGCGCTTTGGCCGGAGCGCGCCGTGCCGCCCCGCGCGCGAGCGCTATACTTGCATGACCAACGTGCGAAGATGCGAAGGGGAGAGTTCATGATTGAGATCCTGTGGCACGGCCGAGGCGGCCAGGGTGCCTTTACGGCGGCGCGGCTGCTGGGCGCGGCGGCGTCGCTGGACGCGGGCGCGCATGCGCTGGCGTTTCCCTCGTTCGGCCCCGAGCGGCGTGGCGCGCCGATGCGGGCGTTCACGAAGCTGTCCGACGAGCCTATCGGCGATCGCAGCGCGGTGTCCCGGGCCGACTACGTCATCTACCTTGACGACACGCTGCTGGGTGCGGGCTGGGAAAACGAGCTGAAGCCAGGGGGCGTCGTGCTGGTGAACAGCACGCGCGCGTTCGACGACGCGCGCATCGTGGCGCTCGACGCCGACGGCATCTCGGCGGCCATCCTGGGTCGGGCGATTCCGAACACGGTGTTCCTCGGCGCGCTGTCGGCGTTGTGCGACCGCGTGAGCGTCGAGAACGTGCAGGAGGCCATCCGCCAGTACATGCCGGCGAAGCTGCACGCGAAGAACATCGCGATCGTGGAGGCGGCTCGGGAGGCGCTGAGGATGGCCCGCACGTCCTCGTCCAGCGCACCAATCCCGTGCACGACGGGTAAGGCTGCCGGAGCCAGCGAAGCCGCCGCGCCGCGCAAAGAGGCGGGCTGTGAGTCGAGCCCCCTTCGCAACGAGGATACTCACATCCCCACCCTCCGCTCCGCCGCTCTCGACCCCTCCGAGTTCGCGCATTCCACGTGCTTCGAGGCGGGCTACCTCACGGTGAAGAACGCCGGGTGGCGCAACCTGCGCCCCGTGATCGACGCCGCGTCGTGCACAGGGTGCCTCCAGTGCTACCTGTATTGTCCCGACGGCACCGTGTACAAGGTGGCCGACGCTGCGGCTTCCCGTGGCACCCGATCTGCGGCCGCTGACGAAGGCTCGCGTGCGCAAGCACGCCACGCCTCCGCCATCGACCCCAGCTCGGGCACCACGAAAACCCTCGCTGACGTCGCAGGACCTGCGACAACGTGTGCGCCGGTGGCCATCGACCTCGACTTCTGCAAGGGGTGCGGCATCTGCGCGAAGGCGTGCGCGTTCGGTTCCATCACGATGATCCTTGAAAGCGAGGCGGATGCCCGATGAAACGGTTCCTTTCCGGCGACGAAGCGTTCGCCGAGGGCGTGCGCCTGGCGCGTCCGCAGGTGATTTCCGCGTATCCCATCACGCCGCAGACGGTGGTGGTGGAGCGCCTGAGCGAGATGGTGGAGGACGGCTCGCTGGCCGCCGAGTACGTGCATGTGGAAAGCGAGCACTCGGCGCTGTCGTGCGCCATCGGCGCGTCGGCCACGGGCGCGCGCACGTTCACGGCCACGTCGAGCCAGGGCCTGCTGTACATGGCCGAGTGCCTGACCTACGCGTCGGGCGGCCGGTTCCCCATCGTCATGATGAACGCGAACCGCGCCACGGCGCTGCCTTGGAACATCTACGGCGACCAGCGCGACTCGCTGGCGCTGCTCGACCACGGCTGGATTCAGGTGTACGCCGAGGACAACCAGGAGGCGCTCGATCTGGCGCTCATGGCCTACGCCGTGGCCGAGGACCCCGCCGTGGCCACGCCCGTGATGGTGAACCTCGACGGTTTCGCGCTCACGCACACCTACGAGACGGTGGACGTGCCCGAGCCCGAGGAGGCCGACGCGTTCCTGCCTCCCTACGAGCCTGCGGGCAACCGGTTCGACTTCGAGAACCCGGTGAACATCGGCTTCTCGGCCGGTCCTGAGTACAACCGCTACTTCAAGTACTGGGAGCACCGCGACATGCTCGATGCGCCCGCTGTGGTGGGCGAGGTGGAGAAGCGGTTCGCCGAGGTGTTCGGACGCGAGTATCCCGGCATGATCGAAACGCTGAACTGCGACGATGCCGATGTGATCCTCGTCACGCTGGGGTCGGCGGCCGGGCTCGTGCGCTCGGTGGTGCAGCA is a genomic window containing:
- a CDS encoding transketolase C-terminal domain-containing protein encodes the protein MKRFLSGDEAFAEGVRLARPQVISAYPITPQTVVVERLSEMVEDGSLAAEYVHVESEHSALSCAIGASATGARTFTATSSQGLLYMAECLTYASGGRFPIVMMNANRATALPWNIYGDQRDSLALLDHGWIQVYAEDNQEALDLALMAYAVAEDPAVATPVMVNLDGFALTHTYETVDVPEPEEADAFLPPYEPAGNRFDFENPVNIGFSAGPEYNRYFKYWEHRDMLDAPAVVGEVEKRFAEVFGREYPGMIETLNCDDADVILVTLGSAAGLVRSVVQQLRAQGVRAGMLRIRYLRPMPSALIAEALRGAKAVGVLEKDVSFGAEGTVFTNVNSALQQAAVGVPTYNFVGGLGGDDISETQVAGMYRMLEQVAEGVDHPRVSFLGIDSPADALGAVEKEAE